The following proteins are co-located in the Pedobacter sp. FW305-3-2-15-E-R2A2 genome:
- a CDS encoding RagB/SusD family nutrient uptake outer membrane protein — MRSIFKINIRFNKGLLILLIAISGLNFSCKKMLDIESSRLSNEDTHWSSLQDTRSGLMASYSLMRSAMAENNAHWLWGELRNGDFTASSRSDLKVIINQNLKASFPLVQKLTSWRAFYAVINSASLFIERAAEVRATDIRYTEPNYKADLAQARALRAFAYFYMVRIWGDVPLITASHDGTFEEKPKTDQSKVLAYAETELITAAKDLPYVYGAEGDELLPGSYYGYGVDRWRGALFTKISAYAVLAHIAAWQSHYLDVSVYTDFIMTNYAKANIAYSTTSQLTASDGIFNGQSYSQVISFGFNDVYGESTANGHIEQLVLASPLISKQTPDLYISKDSIASVFTDLNDQRFGLDTISGLPRTNYFVNFTGEIPVFSKIKVLRGGSTNGNFAIYSSNILFTRLEELVLLRAEALAVLGQRQDAITLLNTIKKNRGVKTINDGAGKDLISEIFAERRRELMGEGWRWYDLIRYHKIQNNNPAFMNLIQQKGIYWPIAKEVLNANNKLEQNNYWR, encoded by the coding sequence ATGAGATCTATTTTTAAAATAAATATCCGGTTTAATAAAGGCTTACTGATCTTGCTAATTGCAATTTCGGGCCTTAATTTTTCCTGCAAGAAGATGCTTGATATTGAATCAAGCCGGCTTTCTAATGAAGACACCCATTGGAGTTCGCTTCAGGATACCAGATCAGGATTGATGGCCAGCTATTCCTTGATGAGGAGTGCGATGGCTGAGAACAATGCGCATTGGTTATGGGGCGAATTGAGAAATGGAGATTTTACTGCCTCCAGCAGATCCGATCTTAAAGTAATCATTAATCAAAACCTGAAAGCGTCTTTCCCCCTGGTACAAAAGCTGACTTCATGGAGGGCATTTTATGCGGTGATTAACAGCGCAAGTCTGTTCATCGAAAGAGCCGCGGAAGTACGGGCAACAGATATCCGTTATACCGAACCTAATTATAAGGCTGACCTGGCCCAGGCAAGGGCTTTGAGGGCATTTGCCTATTTCTATATGGTGCGCATCTGGGGTGATGTTCCTCTAATTACAGCTTCACATGATGGAACTTTTGAAGAAAAGCCTAAAACGGATCAGTCGAAAGTTTTAGCCTATGCAGAAACCGAGTTGATCACTGCAGCCAAAGACCTGCCTTATGTTTATGGCGCAGAGGGAGATGAGCTTCTGCCTGGTTCCTATTATGGTTATGGCGTGGACCGCTGGAGAGGTGCTTTGTTTACCAAAATATCTGCTTATGCAGTTCTGGCACATATCGCTGCCTGGCAGTCACATTATCTTGATGTTTCTGTTTACACAGACTTCATTATGACCAATTATGCAAAGGCAAACATCGCTTACTCTACCACCTCACAATTAACAGCTTCTGATGGCATTTTTAATGGACAGTCTTATAGTCAGGTGATCTCCTTTGGTTTCAATGACGTTTATGGAGAGTCTACCGCAAATGGACATATCGAACAATTGGTCCTTGCATCTCCACTCATTTCAAAGCAGACGCCTGATCTTTATATATCGAAAGATTCAATCGCATCTGTATTTACGGACCTCAATGATCAGCGTTTTGGGTTAGACACGATTTCAGGTCTTCCAAGAACAAACTACTTTGTGAATTTCACCGGAGAGATCCCGGTCTTTAGCAAAATTAAAGTTTTAAGAGGTGGTTCCACAAATGGAAATTTTGCCATTTACAGTTCAAACATCCTTTTTACCCGTTTAGAGGAATTGGTTTTACTTAGAGCAGAAGCACTGGCGGTACTTGGCCAGCGTCAGGACGCGATCACTTTGCTAAACACCATTAAGAAAAACCGGGGTGTAAAAACGATCAATGACGGAGCGGGTAAGGACCTGATCAGCGAAATCTTTGCGGAGCGCAGGCGGGAGTTGATGGGAGAGGGATGGCGCTGGTACGATCTGATCAGATACCATAAAATACAAAACAACAACCCTGCATTTATGAACCTGATCCAGCAAAAAGGGATCTACTGGCCAATTGCAAAAGAGGTGCTGAATGCAAACAATAAGTTGGAACAAAATAACTATTGGAGATGA
- a CDS encoding DUF5007 domain-containing protein, with the protein MTTKYPLLSSGTFFIGLMLFILTSGCKKGLPEDRESIGLDTRFTQTVYSPVLGRNTLFSDNLFVGASSQPLNFKIINMRTRDGSPAPELTNNTPVQVWSLPYLGTEKSIEEIETKRKMENRPLFEIRAHSGQFLMWSAATSTLLKTQPDSGYVFDVEMSNSGGRRYFRDLKLMPLKERPFEPSVLDPITGLSRFIGLIPSSLMNIRGAKTNQRLFYDDVTVLFNKVSGAGNSLKFRFVDSLFKTIDPNSFNLTKWDQLVHGFNMVKTNESVKYDVAYPIPLIAFQTPYTNPAGNRARTLFKYERQGFGNIREEAFLSLDFSIYEKGNWEIIIWFTGESPKFTND; encoded by the coding sequence ATGACTACAAAATATCCTTTACTATCATCAGGCACTTTCTTTATAGGGCTGATGTTATTTATACTAACCTCAGGTTGCAAGAAAGGCTTGCCTGAGGACCGGGAGTCTATAGGTTTGGATACCCGTTTTACACAAACCGTTTATAGTCCGGTATTGGGTCGAAATACCCTTTTTTCTGATAATCTTTTTGTTGGAGCTTCTTCACAGCCACTCAATTTTAAGATCATCAATATGAGGACCAGAGACGGATCACCTGCTCCGGAACTCACTAATAACACTCCTGTTCAGGTATGGAGCCTGCCTTATCTGGGTACGGAAAAATCTATTGAAGAAATAGAAACAAAGCGGAAAATGGAAAACCGTCCTCTCTTTGAAATCAGAGCGCATTCCGGTCAGTTTTTGATGTGGTCTGCAGCAACATCGACCCTGCTTAAAACCCAACCAGATTCGGGATATGTTTTTGATGTTGAGATGTCTAACTCCGGCGGACGCAGATATTTCAGGGACCTTAAACTAATGCCGCTAAAAGAACGTCCTTTTGAGCCATCCGTTTTAGATCCCATCACAGGCCTCTCCAGGTTTATTGGCTTAATTCCAAGCAGCCTTATGAATATACGTGGAGCGAAGACCAATCAACGACTTTTTTATGATGATGTTACCGTCTTGTTTAATAAAGTAAGTGGGGCAGGCAATTCTTTGAAGTTCCGGTTTGTCGATTCCCTGTTTAAAACGATAGATCCAAATAGCTTCAACCTCACTAAATGGGACCAGCTTGTGCACGGCTTCAACATGGTTAAAACCAACGAATCTGTAAAGTATGATGTGGCTTACCCAATTCCACTTATCGCCTTTCAGACTCCATATACCAATCCGGCGGGTAATAGGGCGCGTACGCTTTTCAAGTATGAAAGACAGGGGTTTGGAAACATACGCGAGGAGGCTTTTTTAAGTCTTGATTTTTCAATCTATGAAAAGGGCAATTGGGAGATCATCATTTGGTTTACCGGAGAGAGTCCAAAATTTACTAATGATTAA